A segment of the Candidatus Dormiibacterota bacterium genome:
TCCGCGCCGCCACCGGCGCCCCGGTGCTGGTCGGCGCTCGGGAGATCAAGATCCCCGAGGAGCGCATCGACGGCCGCCTCGCGGACGGCGACACCGTGCCCGTCGGCGGCACCTCGGTGGAGGTGCTGCACACCCCGGGCCACACCCCGGGCAGCATCAGCCTGCGCATCGGCCGCGCCGTGATCAGCGGCGACACCCTGTTCAACGGCGGTCCCGGCAAGACCTTCGCGAAGGGTGACCTCGAGCAGGTGGTGCGGTCGATCGTCGAGAAGCTCCACCCCCTGCCCGACGAGACCGTGGTGCTCCCCGGTCACGGTGCCACCACGACCATCGGCGAGAGCCGGCGGCAGTACGCCGAGTACGTCCGGCATCCGCACGCGCCGGGCTACTTCGGCGACGTGGAGTGGGTCAGGGGCGGCGCGTAGCCGCCGCCGGCATCGACGACGCGGGTCCGGCTCACCGGGCCGATTTAACGCGAACGACCCCGGGTCGCCTCCGGGGGGAGTGGAGACGCCGGGGTCGTGTGAGGAAAGAACAGAAGCCTGGAGTCAGGGTCTACCAGTAGTACCAGCGGCCACCACCGCCGGACGGACGGGCGACGAAGCCGACGACCCAGAGGGCGAGGGCGATGACTGCCACCCACCACAGGGCATGCACGGCGGCACCGGCCCCGAACAGGATGGCCACCAGCAGCAGGACGAGCAACAGCGGAACCATGGTGTTTTCCAACCCTCCTTCTCTCCCGGTCGGCGTCGGTGCCGTTCCGGTGCTGCAACTATAGAATGTGGTAGCAGTATTGTCAAGAGTTATGTGATGCCGACGCCGGTCCCGGGCTGACCGCCGGATGTCAAGTGCCACTTGCCACTTGACACGTGGCAGGTGGCATGGGAGGCTCCCGAGGATGGACGACGGCTACCCGCTGCGAATGCGCGACCTGGTGCGACTCACCGGCGCCTCCGCCGCGACCATCCACTTCTACGCGCAGCAGGGGCTGCTGCCGCCCTCGCGCAAGACCGCGGGCAACCAGGCGCGCTACCCGGCGTCGACGGTGCAGCGGATCGCCTGGATCCGCGGCATCCAGCAGGAGCTGCGGCTGTCGCTGCGGGCGATCGGCGGAGTGCTCGACCGCTGGGGTGAGCTCGGCCTCGACGAGATGCGCACCCTGCAGATCGCCGGCAGGCTGCTCGAGGAGCCGGACCCGGTCGCGTCCGCGGAGGAGTTCGCCGCCCACACCGACTGCCTCACCGACGAGGACATCGACACCCTGCGCCGGCTGCGGATGATCAGCCCCGCCGGACCCCCGACCGCCTCCGACCTCCACCTCCTCGACCTCGTCGTCGCCGGTCGCCGCGCCGGCTTCACCCCGGAGGGGGGCTTCTCCCTCGAGAACCTCGCCCTCTACCGCGACGCCGTCGAGCGCATCGTCCAGGAGGAGATCGCCCGGGTCGTCGGCCCCGTGCTGGGCCGCTACGAACCGCAGACGCTGCGCGATCTGGTCCACCGCGGCCTCCCCATCGTCGACCAGATGCTCGCCCTGCTCCACCGTCGCGCGGTGCAGGAGGAGATGCAGCGCATCCTCGATCACCCGGGATTGGACCGGGCCACCGCCTGAACAGAAGAGAGGGAACAGCAGATGAGCACCCGCGCCTACACGCTCCCGGTCGACCAGACCCGGTGGGAGATCCCCGGCGGCAACGTCACCGTCTTCAACTGGGAGTACGACGAGGGCCGCGACAAGCTGCTCAACCTCTACGAGAAGGGAAAGAAGCTGCAGTGGAACGCCCAGGAGCGGATCGACTGGTCGCACCAGCCCGACCTCGGCAACCCGCTGCAGGCTCCCGAGCAGTTCGTGCCCATCTACGGGTCGCCGATCTGGAACGCGATGGACGGGAAGGCGCGCGCGGAGGTCTGCCACCACGGCGCCGCGTGGCAGTTCTCCCAGTTCCTCCACGGTGAGCAGGGGGCGCTGATCTGCGCCTCCAAGATCGTCCAGACCGTACCCGACATCGACAGCAAGTTCTATGCGGCCACCCAGGTGATGGACGAGGCCCGACACGTCGAGGCCTACTCGCGCTACCTGCACGAGAAGCTGCAGCTCGCCTATCCCATCAACCCCCACCTCAAGGCGCTGCTGAACGACGTCATCAGCGACAGCCGCTGGGACATGACCTACCTGGGCATGCAGGTGCTCATCGAGGGCCTGGCGCTGGCCGCCTTCGGCCTCATCCGCGACGTCGCCCAGGACCCGCTCGGCCGCTCCGTGGTCGCCTACGTGATGCAGGACGAGGCCCGCCACGTCGCCTTCGGCCGGCTGTCGCTGCGCGACTTCTATCCGCAGCTCACCCAGAAGGAGCGGGACGAGCGCGAGGAGTTCTGCATCGAGGCCTGCTACCTGATGCGCGACCGCTTCCAGGCCGAGGAGGTGTGGGCGAACCTCGGCCTCGACGTCGACGAGTGCGTCCGCTACCTGGAGAACTCGGAGAGCAACCGGATGTTCACGTCGCTGCTCTTCACCCGCATCGTCCCGATGATCAAGGACATCGGCCTCTGGGGCCCGCGGATCAACAACGCCTTCGCCGACATGGGCGTGGCCGGCTACCAGACCATCGACCTCGAGCAGGTCATGGCCGCCGACGAGCGCACCGCCGACGAGATCGACGAGGAGCGCCTCGCCCAGGTCCAGGAGACCATCGCCGTGGGGGAGAGCGCCGCCTGAGGGCTCCCTCTCGCTTACGCCACCGCAGCCGCGAACTGGGTGAACAGATCCCCGGGAAGCGGGATCTCGAGGCGCCAGGTGATCTCCATGGGGCGCTCGCCCTCGTGCCCGACGTACACCGCCGGGCCTAAGCACCAGAAGTCACGGTCGCTCTGCCGCAGTCGCGCAAAGAGGATCACGTTGCTCCCCCGCGCCACGTGGCGTTGGTACCTTCGGCCGGTCTCGCTGTCGGCCCGGGTGCTCGACTGGCTCTCCCAGTGGATCAGCTCCCGGCTGATCGCGTAGTCGCGGTACCGCGTGGTCGGGGAGAAAGACCCGGTCGTCTTGTCCAGGGTGAACGCGAGGAGATCGGCGTTCGCCTCGGGGACCCAGAAGACCCCCGCCTGCCATGTCGCCACCCGTGACCCGTCGCCGTGGCCGAACGCGGCGAGGATCTCCAGGCGGGTGTAGCGGGCACGCACTCTCAAGGGAACGTCCGGACGCCCGGGCATGTCGTAGTGAACGTGATCGACCCCCCTCTCGAGGACGCCCAGCAGCTCCAGCCCCTCATGACGCACCTGTGGGTGTTGCCAGATCAGGTCGAGTCCCTGCTGCAGCGGCGCATCCTTCGCCAGTGCCTCGCGGG
Coding sequences within it:
- a CDS encoding MerR family transcriptional regulator — its product is MDDGYPLRMRDLVRLTGASAATIHFYAQQGLLPPSRKTAGNQARYPASTVQRIAWIRGIQQELRLSLRAIGGVLDRWGELGLDEMRTLQIAGRLLEEPDPVASAEEFAAHTDCLTDEDIDTLRRLRMISPAGPPTASDLHLLDLVVAGRRAGFTPEGGFSLENLALYRDAVERIVQEEIARVVGPVLGRYEPQTLRDLVHRGLPIVDQMLALLHRRAVQEEMQRILDHPGLDRATA
- a CDS encoding ferritin-like domain-containing protein; this encodes MSTRAYTLPVDQTRWEIPGGNVTVFNWEYDEGRDKLLNLYEKGKKLQWNAQERIDWSHQPDLGNPLQAPEQFVPIYGSPIWNAMDGKARAEVCHHGAAWQFSQFLHGEQGALICASKIVQTVPDIDSKFYAATQVMDEARHVEAYSRYLHEKLQLAYPINPHLKALLNDVISDSRWDMTYLGMQVLIEGLALAAFGLIRDVAQDPLGRSVVAYVMQDEARHVAFGRLSLRDFYPQLTQKERDEREEFCIEACYLMRDRFQAEEVWANLGLDVDECVRYLENSESNRMFTSLLFTRIVPMIKDIGLWGPRINNAFADMGVAGYQTIDLEQVMAADERTADEIDEERLAQVQETIAVGESAA
- a CDS encoding MBL fold metallo-hydrolase, which produces MSTFESFEDGDIRILKVGPMGPYSNNAYLVRDLARGESLLVDMPLEEDVLLEALAAEGKVRTIVATHWHPDHWMTYDAVRAATGAPVLVGAREIKIPEERIDGRLADGDTVPVGGTSVEVLHTPGHTPGSISLRIGRAVISGDTLFNGGPGKTFAKGDLEQVVRSIVEKLHPLPDETVVLPGHGATTTIGESRRQYAEYVRHPHAPGYFGDVEWVRGGA
- a CDS encoding hydrophobic protein; its protein translation is MVPLLLVLLLVAILFGAGAAVHALWWVAVIALALWVVGFVARPSGGGGRWYYW